ATCTATTGAACAACAGCAGggtgatatgaatgaatgaatgaatgaatgaatgaatgaatgaatgaatgaatgaatgaatgaatgaatgaatgaatgaatggatggatgatatGTTACTTCCCACTAATCAATTATAATCACAAAAAGTCTTATAGTAAGAGAATAGACccatcggcccattgagtccgcactgaccatcaagcatcATTTTAGATAaatcctgcactaatcccattttattctcaccaCATTCTCATCAGCTCTCCCTAGATTCTTGCACTCACCTGCACTAGGAAAATTTACagtgcccaattaacctaccacctaCATGTccttggaatatgggaagaaacaaAAGGCCATGTTCTGGTTGTGGTTCTGGTTGatcactgcgcaaacacctcttaagtggttatctcgcggaGGTCAGAGtcgagtagagtagagtagagtagtgattagagTAGTGATTAcgctgtggtcacagggagaacgcataaaTGGCATAACTGGAGGCCCGGATtgtacctgggtcactggagctgcgaTGAACGAGCTCTATTTAGCTGTGCTACAGTGCCAACCACATAATGATCCGCAGGTCAAATCGGCCAAATTATACAGTGATCTCTTCCTGCAGCCCAAGATGGTGGCTGAGCTGATTGAAATGATTGTCAGTACAGAAGGATCTAGATGCAAGATCGTCATCATAGTGACAGGCAAGCAGAAAGGCTTGCAAGTGACAGACATTACAGCCTGCAATGATTGAAGCTTGGCAAGGCAAATGTCTCCCCGACAGGATGTGATTTAGATTTGAGTCATGCATGATGCCAACCACAGACAGAGAAGCTGAGGTGGTGGCCCAGAATCACCGGCAACAGGCTGAATAGCCGGGATTCAGTTTGACAGTTTCCACCAAGCTGGGTTGCTCTGCACTCTCCTCAAATCTTATCCAtacacattgtttagtttagtttagttttagagatacagcacagaaacaggcccttttggcccaccgggtccgcgccgaccagcgatccctgcacattaacacaatcctatacccactagggacaatttttacatttaccaagccaattaacctacaaacctgtacgtctttggagtgtgggaggaaaccgaagatctcggagaaaacccacgcatgtcacggggagaacgtacaaactccgtacagacagcgcccatagtcaggatcgaacccagatctccggcgctgtaagtgctgtaaggcagcaactctgccgctgtgcagcAGCCCATTGGGTCTGCTTACTTTCACCAATATTTTGGTAGACAGAACATCTGCAATCCCCATAACATATATTTATCATTTGGTCCTGTGCAGATCTAGTACAACCTCCTTTTGCAGCTGCTTCCCTCAGAgtccatcattctgaagaagggcaacacaaaaagctggagtaactcagcgggacaggcagcatctctggagagaaggaatgggtgacgtttcgggtcgagacccttcttcagactgatgtcaggggagtgggcggtacagagataaaatgtagtgggagacagccACACAGGTGGGAGAGCTTGgaagggagtgggatggagagagagggaaagtaagggctacgtgaagttagagaagtcaatgttcataccgctggggtgtaagctgcccaagcgaaatatgaggtgctgttcctccaatttgcactgtgcctcattctgacaatggaggaggctcaagacagaaaggtcagtgtgggaatgaagggtcctgatccggtacattatctatccattccctccactgatgagtttggaggaaggGATTGGTGTGGTGAGAATTAGAGTATTAGTGGATTGATCTCGGGATAGAGGCATTGATGCTTGGCCAAGGACGCTTGGAATTTGAGTGGGGAATTAAAACCCATCAGAACAGGGGTTTCGGCGAGGTGTAAATCGGCCCCCTGTGGGAGAGTGGGCGGAGATCTGAGCACCATTGGGTTGTTGACTCCAAGGACAGAAGCACAATTTAGAAGTGTCCCAGTTCAACAGAACGATATTCAACCTGACCATCCCCAGAGAGAGCAATGATGGTCACTTTTCAGAATGGTACCAGTCCCAATGCACTAAATGGGTCTGCCATCACTTCCTCTACATTGGCCCAGAAACCACTTCAGGAACAGCTGCTGAGTATTGCCCCATTGAATGTCTATCTGTTGTGGCTCCAAATAACTTGGAAGCAGTAATTACTGGTTTTACTCAGGAAATGTCCAGTTTCAATTACATATTTCTGAACAAACGCCATCAtacaatgtattttgtgtgttttgttgctttttgttggtatgactgtatggcaaatcaaatccctcatatgttgcaaaatatccttggctaataaagtatgattatgattatgattatgattatgattatgattatgattatgattatgattatgattatgattatgattaagattatgattatgattatgattatgattatgattatgattatgattatgattagacaatagacaatagacaatagacaatagacaatagacaatagacaataggtgcaggagttggccattctgcccttcgatgtgatcatggctgatcattctcaatcagtaccccgttcctgctttctcccgtaccccctgactccgctatccttaagagctctatctagctctctcttgaatgtattcagagaattggcctccactgccctctgaggcagagaattccacaaattcacaactctctgactaaaaaagtttttcctcatctctgttctaaatggcctaccccttattcttaaactgtggcccctggttctggactcccccaacattgggaacatgtttcctgcctctaacgtgtccaaccccttaataatcttatacgtttcgataagatcccctcgcatccttctatattccagtgtatacaagcctagtcgctccagtttttcaacatatgacagtcccgccattccgggaattaacctagtaaacctacgctgcacgccctcaataacaagaatatccttcctcaaatttggagaccaaaactgcacacagtactccaggtgcggtctcactagggccctgtacaactgcagaaggacctctttgctcctatactcaactcctcttgttatgaaggccaacattccattggctttcttcactgcctgctgtacctgcatgcttcctttcagtgactgatgcactaggacacccagatcacgttgtacgtccccttttcttaacttgattatgattatgattatgattgattATATATTATGATACAATATCATAATATATGATACCTTTAGGCATAAATGGCTGAACAATGTTCAGTTCTCTCTCGCCGAAGGTCAGATACAACAATTTCTCGAACATCAAAATGCGAAATTCATTCATTGTATTTCAATTTCACTCTTTTGTACTACTTATGAGTAGTATTACTTTATGATTTTGACAAAATGATTAAGGAGAAGCAGTGAGAGATTGTCTTACCTATGGAATGTTCTTGCTGTGGATTTGGAGTGGTTTGAGAAGTTGAAATGATGTGGGTTTTCCAAGTGCTGGTCTTTTTTGAAACGGAAGTCTCAGTTAAACTCATTGAAGAGGTTGTGGCTGCTGAAGGTCCCAGTGGCTTTGAAGTCTGACCTGTCAAGACTTGAGGCTCAGTGGAGGTATTTCCATCTGTGGTGCTGGTACTAGAGGTGTTACCTGGAATATCACTGACATGCCTTTCCTGAATTTGGCTAAAACTTAAATTATCATGCCGGTTGGTACTGCCATTACTATATTGATCCGTGGTAACAAAAGTGTAGTTATAGGATGAATTGGAATTGGAAGTAGTTTCGGCAACAATTCCAGGAGATGGAGTTGAGGTCTCCTCCGTTGTTGAAATGAAATGGCTCGTGAAAGTCTCAAGATCAGGTGTTGAAGAAGAATTTACTCCGCTATTTGCTGGATAACTAGGCGTACTTTCGCCGTCAGTTGGCACTGCCAAGATAACTGTAAGAGAAAAGAAAATTGATTAGCTCGATATTTACTGAAATAACGCTTCACATCTAGGATTCCAAATTGAAAAACTTTCTATATCACGAGTTGCCTCACTTTTGCAGTACCTTGGGACCATGTAACAAAACCACACAGGCTACCTTGTTTTTAAAATCCATGCTGCAAAAACAGGTTCCTGTCATTTCTGTCTTTGATTGAGTTGATCTGCGACGAGGAAGAGGAAATATCGGGATGATCTGGCTGTTGAGTCATGCAATGCAGAGCACACACTGTATGTCATGTGTGCATTGTCACTGGGTAAGGACTGACTGCCTGCACTCGTTGGAGAGGCCCCCTGTGACGGAACAACTGGCGACCATTCACTCTAACATTTCGTAAAAGAATGACCACTATTACCAAAATAAACAAATGAAGGGTTTTCCCCCGAACCATCACctactccctttctccagagacgctgcctgacctgctgagttactccagatttttgtgtctatctacccttAACATTATTGGTTTTGGGTATTGGAGCACATCACAGCCAATACCAATAacaaaccaaaaaatatataaatacatgagctctgatttattttatttttccagaAAGTCCAAAAAATACAGCATACAAAGAGACCACACCAACCATCCACAACCTATTAatcttacattaatcccattttttttctccacacattctcatcaacttcttAATGTGCAGCTGATTCAACTGCTTGTCTACACACTAAGAGCAATTCACTGTGGCCAATGGGTCCACCAATCCTCTCGTTTTCGGAGGACACtgaagcacccagaagaaactcacACAGTCCAATGGAAAACATACAAATACCAGGCTGTCaacgccagaggtcaggattgtgaggcagtggctccagtaGTTGCTCTACTGTGGTAACAGCCTAATTTTCAGAAAAAATAAATCTTTATCCAGAGAGATATTTGAATAACAAAATTGTTGTCCAATTCGACGCATACTTCAATAATTTTACTCACTTTGATTTTAAAAACCATAGCTACGTTTTCAAATTCGTTTCTGGCCTTCCACTCTCCCATCTCTGTAATCTACCGGCTCCACAATCCTTCAAGGTATTTGCAATCTTAaatccctgtcccacttaggcgatgtttaggcgactgcaggtgactaggctgtcgccacatggttgccggggtgtcgcctgtacggccgtgagtcgtctccaaagagtcgtagcgtttttcggtcgctgctggattttgaaatgtttaaaaaatttcagcgactgttggtttgacgccaatgatcgtagcttgacgtctcctgacataggccctgtcgtaggttgtcgccaggttgtcgcctggtgacataggttgtcgccggtgctgccttcggtgaattccattgacaactacctacgtcaaccggcgacaggtaccggcgtcaaaactggaggccaaattgacgtgaattgtcttcagttgtcgccgacaaggTTGTAGCTAGTCATAGCTGTTGAAAAGTCACCCTGGTAACTGCCTCTATAGTTTTCTTTAGCAGATCATTCCATACGCACTTCATAACTCTGTGAAGAATTTGCCCCTCAggactcttttaaatctttcctcttgcaTCGTGAACCTTTGTACTCTTGTGCTGGGCTGCTCTTTCCTGGGAAAGAGTCCTTTGTACTCTTGTGCTCTTTCACATGATTTAATATGCCTCTATAAAGACATCCTTCAGCCTACTGTGCATCAGGGAGAAAAAGTCCAAgccaatccaacctctccttataacagtagataatagacaatagacaataggtgcaggagtaggccattcggcccttcgagccagcaccgccattcaatgtgatcatagctgatcattctcaatcaataccccgttcctgccttctccccataccccctgactccgctatccttaagagctctatctagctctctcttgaatgcattcagagaattggcctccactgccttctgaggcagagaattccacagaataacCCTAGCCTTCCAGCCCTGGTAAGATCCTAATTAATCTTTTCAGCATCCTTTCCAGTTTGATGATGCCCTGCCTACAGCAGGGAAGATGAGGGTACTCATATTACGTCTCATATGAAGGTATCACATTTCGAGGCAATTTTTATGCCATCACCAGTTTCCCAGTAAGTTCGCCATCTAATTGATCTTCACGTTTAATGTTGAATATTATTCCAGCAAAGACCGGATCCGTTAGCCTAGCCCACGTGAAAAATACGCATCAACAATCGCCGGAGAGTTTGATGGAGCAGGAGCATTTGTTAGTTTGTCTCTCTCCTTAGTCCAGAGGCAGTGAGAGTAATTGCAGGTTTGGCCTGCTCCCAGGGGCGTCAGATCTTCAGCATTTGTGGTCCCCACAGCTCAGTACTTTATCACACAGCGCAGCTGCACAGTGCTGAGGGAGCCAACTCGACTGATCATTGATAAAAATGCTTCACTTACATTCCAGTTCACATGCCAGAAGCCATGGGAAATCAAACGTACAACTACAGCCCTGAACAGGTGTGTGCCAGATCTCAATGAATCTTTGCAATCAGCAGATGTGGTCCGCCTATTAAAACACGACTGACTGATCTAATGCTCAGCAAATTATAACGGCAAAGTTTGTTAAGACGTCTGTGGTGAGTGCATGATGCAGAGGGAAAGCTAGAAGATAAATATTTCTCAGTGCCTCACCATGTTATCAGGACATTCCAACAGGCTTAGCTATGAATGGATGTCCTTGAAGCACAGTCTCTGTCAAACTTCATTTATACGCAGCATCTTTACAAGCCGCAAGTTTCCGCAAAGAGCAAGACAATGAAAGACCAATCGTCTCTTCCTCGTGGTATAAACATTTGACCATGACTCTGGGAAAGGCATTACTCTGGATCATAGAACATGCAACATTAGAGCagaggaacaggcacttcagcccacaatgtctgtaccgagcatgataccaagttaaactaatctcctctgtctgcacatgacccattcacctccattccctgcatatacagtgcattcagaaagtattcagaccccttcactttttccacattttgctacgttacagccttattttaaattggataaaattcttttttttattatcaatctacacacaataccccataatagaaaagtgaaaacaggtgtttgcaaagtaattaaaaagaaataactgaaatatcacatttacataagtattcagaccctttggtatgacactcaaaattgagcctgTTCAtcatgtttccattgattatccttgagatgtttctacaaattgattggagtccaccagtggtaaattaaattgattggacatgatttggaaaggcacacacctgcctatataaggtcccacagttgacagtgcatgtcagagcaaaaaccaagccatgaagatgaaggaatggtCTGTAGACCtcagagacaggattgtgtcgagacacagatctggggaagggtataaaacaatttctgcagcattgcaggtcctgaagtgcacagtggcctctgtcaattttaaatggaagaactttggaacaatcaggactcttcatagaactggccgcccggccaaactgagcaattggggagaagggccttggtcagggaggtgaccaagaacccgatggtcactctgacagagctccagagttcctctgtgaagatgggagaaacttccagaaggacaactatacctgcagcattccaccaatcaggcctttatggtagagtggccaggtgGAAGCcaatcctcagtaaaaggcacatgacagcccgcttggaatttgccaaaaggcacctaaaggaatctcagaccatgagaaacaagattctctggtctgatgaaaccaagattgaagtctttggcctgaatgccaagcagcaccgctcatcacctggccaataccatacctacggtgaagcgtggtggtggcagcatcatgctgtagggatgtttttcagcggcaggaactgggagactagccgtgatcaagggaaagatgaagggaacaaagtgcagagagatccttgatgaaaacctgctccagagcgttctggacctcagactggggcggaggttcaccttccaacaagacactgaccctaagcacacagccaagacaacgcaggagtggctttgtgacaagactgtgaatgtccttgagtggcccagccagagcctggacttgaacccgatcgaacatctctggagggacctgaacatagctgtgcatcaacgctccccatccaagctgacggagcttgagaggatctgcagagaagaatgggagaaattacccaaatacaggtgagccaagcttgtagcgtcatacccaagaagacttgaggctgtaatcgctgccaaaggtgcctcaacaatgtACTGagggtttgaatacttatgtaaatgtgatatttcagttatttctttttaattactttgcaaaaatttctaaacatctgttttcacttttttattatggggtattgtgtgtagattgatgataaaaaaattaattaatccatgttaaaataaggctgtaatgtagcaaaatgtggaaaaagtgaaagggtctgaatgctttctgaatgcactgtacatgtgcctttccaaaacccccttaaatgccactatcgtatctgcctctaccaacaCACCTGCAGGTGTATTCCAGGCATCACTACTCTCTGTAAAAGTCTTAGACCAATTATGCCAACATTTCCGTAAACTTTGTTcttctaaccttaaagctatgcacttTAGTCATTGGCATTTCTCGCCTGCGAatgattctgactgcctaccataactatgcctctcataattttaataaTGTTACgtatttctatcagatctccccttagCCTCCGAAGTTCCAGAAGAAAcaatttgtccaacctccccttatatctgataccctctgatccaggcaacattctggcacACCCCTCCAAAGgcctgacatccttcctgtaatggggagaccaaaactgcacagaagactccaaatgcagcctaaccaaagtcctagatTCAAATAGTTCATGGGACCTCGAATGTCCCATTTGAAAGACAACATTTCTGACATTAGTATTACTCCCTCAGAAGTGTAGTAAAATGTCAGTCTAATTTATCCTGGAGTAGGGTTTTGCACAAAACCTATAGAAATCTCAATTAATAGACCAGTACAGACTCGTAAGCTGACAGATgatgttacagacaatgagactcctcGAACTTCAAGTTGGctttgcatcccccctctctccatccctcccccacccaagtcgttccAGCCGCTAAGTCGTCTTGTtgggtctcattgtctgtaacccgcTTTCACCTAGctcacaactaacaatggcctgtttcctttatcatcgttacttttttgcatatctttcatttatttgttctatatctctctatcttACAGTCTATATCTGtattgttttcctttcccctgactcggtctgaagaagggtctcgacctgaaatgtcacctattccttctctccagagatgctgccaatgatcacagacctccagcctgaatattgggcTGGACCATAACCCTCTGTCATTTCAGTAAATAAAGTATCTCCAATGGCCATCAAGGTTCACACATAAAAATCTGCACAATTCCCATTTAAGATGGTTCACAATTAGCATGAACAGAGTTCAATCTTCCTGTTGAAATGCACAATTGGACAATGTGTATTGTAGGGACTAAATTATAAGTTGTCAGCTGTACCTAATATTTCTTTGTAATATCATTTGCCCAATGAAGTGATAATTTTGTTCAATAGAGTCGACCAAATCGCAGCAAGTGCGGTGAAATAAATTACCAGCGTTAATGACTAGTAACCCAGGGGGCTGGACTAAAAATTCATACTGAGCTTCAAATCCCTCATTTCACTTAATATATGTGGAATTAAAAACCCGCCTGCTCCACTGATATCCTTCAGGGATAAAATCTGTGTTCTCAGCTGGCCTAGATGTAACTCCAGACTCACCAATGTGCTGAATTCTGATGAAGCATAGCAAGCTATTCAGTTTAAGAGCAAGAACAAATTTAAACCTCAAGCCGaagaaagatttttttatttCTAATTCTCAGTTACTTTTCCACTTCACTGTTTGTATTCCTGCAGGAGACAATTTATGCAGCCCCTCAGTGACATCATGGAACTTTAATCCAATTATGAATGGTGTCATGAGTGGACCCATTGAAATGTAGTCAGGTCCTAATTCATAAAAGCACAGTTAGAGCAATAGTCTGAGTTTTTATTCCCGATGAGACGTCTGGCTACCATGGATGTGAAATGGAAATTTGTGTGGATGGTGCATGCTATATTCTGCAGATACTCAGCAGACCAGCCAACCCTCCTTGCCACAAGCATAGATTTAGAAGGTTATTCTCACCCCTGAAACGTAACTCTGCAGTGAAGGTACTCTGCGTAAAAGTGTCATGTCTGTGGCCATTGCCCAACAATAGCTCAAGAGTATAAAATGGAGATATTGAGAAATATATAAAGGAGTCCTCCATTAATAACAACGAATACGGTCTAAATTCAGTGTGTTAACTAAaagctgattttttttccccctgtttTGCATTATATGCTTTTTCCAGTCTTTTGTTTCCTAAAGACCTGAAACTACTAGAGGGCCATATATCTCCATATACTTCTCTGTAGCTGTTATCACTGCTGATACATGTGAACTGAtaatgagcagcacagtggcgcagcggtagagttgctgccttacagcgccagagacccaggtttgatcctgtctactggtgctgtctgtacatcctccccgtgaccgtgtgggttttctctgcgtgctccagtgtcctcccacatgccaaagccaaacaggtttgtaggttaattggctttggttaaaattgtccctggaatgtaggatagtgctagtgtgtggggatcgctggttgccgcAGACTTGGtttgccgaaggacctgtttccgtgctgtgtctctaaagtctaaatctttgAGCATGCACAAAACTTTCTGCTGAGCCCACCACACCTTTTCTGGACTAACAGTCAACTCCCCTGCAGAGCCTCTCCATTGACGACCATGTCACAGATCACAGAATTTATGAACCGTGAAGGGGAACGTATGCCATTGGTCACAGATGGGAAAGAGTTCTCTATCTGCAGTATGTTCCATCTTCAATGCAGTAGGCTTAAAACAACGTTCAACTCCATTGTCCTTCCTTACAAGACTGAAGAAAAGATGCCATTCTTTTGGTTGACTAATTCTACAGGTGCTGTtaactttacactttagactttggggatacagtgcggaaacaggcccttcggcccaacgcatcctcgctgaccagcgatcgccccgtcactgacactatcctacacgctaggaagAATTTACAATTCCACCAAAACCAATTTGCCCACAAACCCCTGTACATCTTTtatagtgtgggaggataccggagaaaacccacccggtcaggggaagaacgtacaaactccgtacagacagcacccatagtcaggatcgaaccggggtttctagcgctgtaaggcagcagctctaccactacaccactgtggcACCCATTGTGACCtggtgagtgtttccagcatttgattGTATTGTGTTTGAGTCACTGTATTTTTGAACGCATTGTTAACCATCTCAAATAATGGATAACAATCTCATCCAAATTAATTAATTGGTTTTTTTCCTCGTATTTAgttgctactagaccaagtggacctgttggggcccaaacctctcctgcattggtgcagcaccctgtccttcccccccccccccccccatctcctcaacctcccctctcccttctccccactcccccttcccccctccctcctcctccactcctcctcccctccttttaaactttaaaacgtgaataactttaaaaatataagaccgatttcaataaaaccacttgcattatcactagagtgacaatggtgaataaggtgggcctaaaattgtggcgctatcgtgtactgtttggctgaagttcagtcacaaacaagataacaaacaagagttttagtatatagattaacatTGCTATcgctattggtttattattgtcaaatataTCAACATA
This region of Rhinoraja longicauda isolate Sanriku21f chromosome 1, sRhiLon1.1, whole genome shotgun sequence genomic DNA includes:
- the LOC144600787 gene encoding uncharacterized protein LOC144600787 isoform X2, which encodes MRMACLALSYKVLIIGVILAVPTDGESTPSYPANSGVNSSSTPDLETFTSHFISTTEETSTPSPGIVAETTSNSNSSYNYTFVTTDQYSNGSTNRHDNLSFSQIQERHVSDIPGNTSSTSTTDGNTSTEPQVLTGQTSKPLGPSAATTSSMSLTETSVSKKTSTWKTHIISTSQTTPNPQQEHSIAHAIIIAFLILVLTIILLCLMGCYLHRRKHRFSFDLYNKTADDVNIPLSSPMLSGGFESKTDQENNKEDIKVNEDKKDHVQASEPAHNLSDEINEKKNNCETEINHLPGSHLFD
- the LOC144600787 gene encoding uncharacterized protein LOC144600787 isoform X3 — encoded protein: MRMACLALSYKVLIIGVILAVPTDGESTPSYPANSGVNSSSTPDLETFTSHFISTTEETSTPSPGIVAETTSNSNSSYNYTFVTTDQYSNGSTNRHDNLSFSQIQERHVSDIPGNTSSTSTTDGNTSTEPQVLTGQTSKPLGPSAATTSSMSLTETSVSKKTSTWKTHIISTSQTTPNPQQEHSIAHAIIIAFLILVLTIILLCLMGCYLHRRKHRFSFDLYNKTADDVNIPLSSPMLSGGFESKTENADQESPDILEDWNFKSAASSFTDINLMDCITTE
- the LOC144600787 gene encoding uncharacterized protein LOC144600787 isoform X1; translation: MRMACLALSYKVLIIGVILAVPTDGESTPSYPANSGVNSSSTPDLETFTSHFISTTEETSTPSPGIVAETTSNSNSSYNYTFVTTDQYSNGSTNRHDNLSFSQIQERHVSDIPGNTSSTSTTDGNTSTEPQVLTGQTSKPLGPSAATTSSMSLTETSVSKKTSTWKTHIISTSQTTPNPQQEHSIAHAIIIAFLILVLTIILLCLMGCYLHRRKHRFSFDLYNKTADDVNIPLSSPMLSGGFESKTDQENNKEDIKVNEDKKDHVQASEPAHNLSDEINEKKNNCETEINHLPENADQESPDILEDWNFKSAASSFTDINLMDCITTE